The Paenibacillus sp. FSL R7-0204 genome includes a region encoding these proteins:
- a CDS encoding sensor histidine kinase, with the protein MFNFRLNHMKLRSKLIVIYIVCVFIPIILTNVMFYRVTTANIKNQKTADAEQAMNLLQAELRTVIEDAAGISYLYSIDRQLIQHLNTTYASTDRYVESLNAISNLFNRTDKENKVLSSSVIMTDNPTVLASAHIIKLEDSMRQQNWYKQISKFSNTHPHLYVTPDSISVIQRLTDRRLETYEHVLKIDLNMNHIRQILDLSSFSGDFYILDPSGQARFGRLSSGQPSGLITAAHTLTPTEIPKPKQAIVIDKTYQNNRYLSGWSIYGVLDETLILSDVRQSGQFILWFAGINFLVPTIVIMIMSRSIHTRIKNILKHMKSVKDKNFGLIPYHLERDEIGELTVEFNRMSKRIENLINDVYVAEIQKKELELRQRQAQLHALHSQINPHFLFNALETIRMRSMMKGETQTARTIQNMAKIFRKSIMWKSSFVTIREELELIESFLEIQKYRFDNKLEYHIEVDQSLLGIEIPKMAFLPYVENASIHGIENIAGIGYINIQIAQENGQIVFVIADNGVGMDQAKISELMHYLEDASAMGDSIGMKNVITRLRITYGESFTFSITSEPGAGTRILLRLPLENK; encoded by the coding sequence AGAATCAGAAGACCGCTGATGCTGAGCAGGCGATGAATCTGCTGCAGGCTGAGCTGAGGACCGTAATTGAGGATGCAGCAGGCATATCCTACCTCTACTCTATTGACCGGCAGCTGATCCAGCATCTGAATACCACCTATGCTTCAACGGACCGCTATGTGGAGTCGCTGAACGCCATATCGAATCTGTTCAACCGGACTGACAAAGAGAACAAGGTGCTGAGCTCCTCGGTGATTATGACCGACAATCCAACCGTTCTGGCCTCAGCCCATATCATTAAGCTGGAGGACAGTATGCGCCAGCAGAACTGGTATAAGCAGATCAGTAAGTTCAGTAACACCCACCCTCATCTCTATGTAACGCCCGACAGCATCAGCGTGATCCAGCGCCTTACCGACCGCAGGCTGGAGACCTACGAACATGTGCTAAAAATCGACCTGAACATGAACCATATCCGGCAGATTCTGGATTTATCCAGCTTCAGCGGTGATTTCTATATTCTCGATCCGTCGGGCCAGGCCCGCTTCGGCCGTCTCTCCAGCGGTCAGCCCAGCGGGCTGATTACTGCGGCGCACACCCTGACCCCAACTGAGATTCCCAAGCCTAAGCAGGCCATTGTGATCGACAAGACATACCAGAATAACCGTTATCTAAGCGGCTGGTCGATTTACGGCGTCCTGGATGAGACCCTTATTTTGTCTGACGTCAGACAATCGGGGCAATTTATCCTCTGGTTTGCCGGTATTAACTTCCTGGTTCCTACCATCGTAATAATGATCATGTCCCGTTCTATTCACACGCGTATTAAGAACATTCTGAAGCATATGAAGTCTGTAAAAGACAAAAACTTCGGACTGATCCCCTACCACCTGGAGCGGGATGAGATTGGCGAGCTTACCGTCGAGTTCAACCGGATGAGTAAGCGCATTGAGAACCTGATCAATGATGTATATGTTGCAGAAATACAGAAGAAGGAGCTTGAGCTGCGGCAACGGCAGGCCCAGCTGCATGCACTGCACAGCCAGATCAACCCTCACTTTCTGTTCAATGCGCTGGAGACGATCCGGATGCGCAGTATGATGAAGGGCGAGACTCAGACGGCCCGGACGATTCAGAACATGGCGAAGATTTTCCGCAAATCAATCATGTGGAAAAGCAGCTTCGTTACGATCCGCGAGGAGCTTGAATTAATCGAGAGCTTCCTGGAGATTCAGAAATACCGCTTCGACAACAAGCTTGAATATCACATCGAGGTGGACCAGTCACTGCTGGGCATTGAAATTCCGAAGATGGCCTTCCTTCCGTATGTGGAGAACGCCAGTATTCACGGGATTGAGAATATAGCCGGCATCGGGTATATCAACATTCAGATCGCCCAGGAGAACGGGCAGATTGTCTTCGTCATTGCAGATAACGGCGTAGGCATGGACCAGGCAAAAATCAGTGAGCTTATGCATTACCTGGAGGATGCATCCGCCATGGGTGATTCGATCGGGATGAAGAATGTAATCACCCGGCTGAGAATCACCTACGGGGAATCGTTCACCTTCTCCATCACGAGCGAGCCCGGAGCGGGAACCCGCATTTTGCTGCGTCTGCCCCTGGAGAATAAATAA
- a CDS encoding ABC transporter substrate-binding protein yields the protein MRTKKWLQTGLAVVMASALLVVGCSNGNSGEKNSASGGENSEVSTEPVTFTYFGFGANKDTMASDTTIGKKLQEQTGVDWKMEYVVGDGSTKSGVMIAGGDYPDVISPVGELAKLLDAGAYIPLNDLIEKYGPNIKRVYGDYMNKITNEDGNIYILPFTANVNGYLSPPDPSSTFWMQRRVLKEFGYPEVKTLDQYFDLIEKYQAKYPKVDGKDTIGFATFAGTAGEFFTITNQPMHLAGYPNEGGVLVNMDSHEAKLYQGTEDEKRWLAKLNEMNGKGLVDPETFTANKDQYLAKLTSGRVLGYVNYSWQINDATNNLRSAGNDDLRYVALPIVFDEGIKDAYVDPPSFVNNRGLGISVSAKDPVRIIKYFDNLLTDENQKLVEWGIEGETYTKNAEGRMVMSEEQLTNRNDNDFKRKFGFAYFDYEWPRYGDNSVYDDGNAHVPFNQPEVAAINYTEGDKTLLKAYNLKTFSDFYAEPVERPWYPAWSIEKEPGSPEQLFSQRAGDLQQKYYPRMVLAAPGQFETVWNEYLAEYNKLDAKGYEEFMTNKIKDRIDGKW from the coding sequence ATGCGTACAAAGAAATGGTTGCAAACCGGACTGGCTGTTGTTATGGCTTCCGCACTCCTTGTAGTTGGCTGCTCAAACGGCAACTCAGGGGAAAAGAACAGCGCGTCCGGCGGAGAAAACAGCGAAGTCAGCACAGAACCGGTAACATTCACTTACTTCGGCTTCGGGGCCAACAAGGATACCATGGCCAGTGATACCACCATCGGTAAGAAGCTTCAGGAACAGACAGGTGTAGACTGGAAAATGGAATACGTAGTTGGAGATGGAAGTACCAAGTCCGGTGTTATGATTGCCGGAGGCGACTATCCGGATGTCATCTCTCCAGTCGGCGAGTTGGCCAAGCTGCTCGATGCCGGTGCATACATTCCGCTCAATGATCTGATTGAGAAGTATGGCCCTAATATCAAACGTGTCTACGGCGATTATATGAACAAGATCACCAATGAAGACGGCAACATCTATATCCTTCCCTTCACTGCAAATGTAAACGGATACTTGTCGCCCCCGGATCCTAGCAGCACCTTCTGGATGCAGAGACGCGTCCTTAAAGAATTCGGTTACCCGGAAGTGAAAACGCTTGACCAGTACTTTGACCTGATTGAGAAATACCAGGCCAAGTACCCTAAGGTGGATGGTAAAGATACCATCGGCTTCGCCACCTTCGCCGGTACAGCCGGTGAATTCTTCACCATCACCAACCAGCCCATGCATCTGGCCGGTTATCCGAATGAAGGCGGCGTCCTGGTGAACATGGATTCTCATGAAGCCAAGCTGTATCAGGGAACCGAAGATGAGAAGCGCTGGCTGGCCAAATTGAACGAAATGAACGGCAAGGGTCTGGTTGACCCTGAGACATTCACAGCGAACAAAGACCAGTATCTGGCGAAGCTGACCTCCGGCCGTGTACTCGGATATGTCAACTATTCCTGGCAGATCAACGATGCCACTAACAACCTGAGATCTGCCGGTAATGACGACCTGCGTTACGTTGCCCTTCCTATCGTATTTGACGAAGGCATTAAAGACGCTTATGTTGATCCTCCGTCCTTCGTGAACAACCGCGGGCTGGGCATCTCAGTCAGCGCGAAGGATCCGGTCCGCATCATCAAGTATTTTGATAACCTGCTGACCGACGAGAACCAGAAGCTTGTAGAATGGGGCATTGAAGGCGAAACTTACACGAAGAACGCTGAAGGCCGTATGGTGATGAGCGAAGAACAGCTGACAAACCGCAACGACAATGATTTCAAACGTAAATTTGGCTTCGCTTATTTCGATTATGAATGGCCGCGTTATGGCGACAACTCCGTGTATGATGACGGCAACGCCCACGTTCCGTTCAACCAGCCGGAAGTTGCAGCTATCAACTACACAGAAGGCGACAAAACACTGCTGAAGGCATACAACCTGAAGACCTTCTCCGACTTCTATGCCGAGCCGGTAGAGCGTCCATGGTACCCTGCCTGGAGTATTGAGAAAGAACCGGGCTCACCTGAGCAGCTCTTCAGCCAGAGAGCCGGCGATTTGCAGCAGAAGTACTATCCTCGCATGGTGCTTGCTGCCCCTGGCCAATTTGAAACGGTCTGGAATGAATATCTGGCCGAATACAACAAGCTCGATGCTAAGGGCTACGAAGAATTCATGACTAACAAGATCAAGGACCGCATCGACGGCAAATGGTAA
- a CDS encoding ABC transporter permease yields MELGKGTVQVGKTAVQLAKSNNTGTSRFKTFFKELSKQKMLMLMSLPFLLWVIIFKYLPLWGWTIAFQKFKPAKDLFDQKWVGLDNFKFLFQEQQFYRVLRNTLVMSSINLVLGFVTAIVLALLLNELRNVFFKRTVQTISYLPYFISWVVAANIVQMALAPEGIINVLLVKAQLIDHPILWLGEGKYFWGILGVTEVWKNVGWNTIIYLAAITSIDPSQYEAAEIDGASRLQRMFYITLPGIKPVIVLILIMNLGHILESGFEAQYLLGNGMNLDYSENLDIFVLKYGMQMNNFGLATAAGMFKTLVSFIFLIAANNIAKRMGESRLY; encoded by the coding sequence ATGGAGCTTGGAAAGGGGACGGTACAGGTGGGAAAAACCGCTGTGCAGTTGGCAAAATCGAATAATACCGGTACTTCGCGCTTCAAAACCTTTTTTAAAGAGCTATCTAAACAGAAAATGCTGATGCTGATGTCATTGCCCTTTCTGTTATGGGTGATTATATTCAAATACCTCCCGCTATGGGGATGGACCATTGCCTTCCAGAAATTCAAACCGGCTAAGGATCTGTTCGATCAGAAGTGGGTCGGACTCGATAACTTCAAGTTCCTGTTCCAGGAACAGCAGTTCTACCGTGTGCTCCGCAATACGCTCGTCATGAGCTCAATTAACCTGGTTCTCGGATTTGTAACAGCCATCGTACTGGCCCTGCTGCTGAATGAGCTGCGCAATGTATTCTTCAAACGCACCGTGCAGACGATCAGTTACCTGCCTTACTTCATTTCCTGGGTCGTAGCGGCCAACATTGTACAAATGGCACTGGCACCGGAAGGGATCATCAATGTGCTGCTGGTCAAAGCGCAGCTTATTGATCATCCAATTCTGTGGCTGGGCGAAGGCAAGTACTTCTGGGGAATACTCGGGGTTACGGAAGTCTGGAAGAATGTCGGCTGGAATACCATCATCTATCTGGCAGCCATCACCTCCATCGACCCTTCTCAATATGAAGCAGCTGAGATTGACGGGGCATCCCGTCTGCAAAGAATGTTCTATATTACCCTGCCGGGTATCAAGCCGGTTATCGTTCTGATTCTGATCATGAACCTGGGCCATATTCTGGAGTCCGGCTTCGAGGCGCAGTACCTGTTAGGTAACGGGATGAACCTCGACTACTCGGAGAATCTGGATATTTTCGTACTGAAGTACGGAATGCAGATGAATAACTTCGGGCTTGCCACCGCAGCAGGTATGTTCAAAACGCTGGTCAGCTTCATCTTCTTGATCGCAGCCAATAATATCGCCAAGCGTATGGGCGAAAGCAGATTGTACTAG
- a CDS encoding carbohydrate ABC transporter permease, with product MAKSKTNSYRNSSLGDRIFDICNTIFMILLVIVTLYPFLNMFALSFNEANDSVRGDIYIWPREWTLRNFEYVFSESNIFFSTFVSAARTVVGTVVSVFCTAMLAYTVSRPEYKLKKFVSVTFIFTMYFSGGLIPGYLLIKELNMLNSFWVYIIPGIIGVFNMIVIRSFIEALPEGLMESAKIDGAGDFITFSRIVLPLTVPALATVSLFVAVYQWNSWFDVFLYNSSTPSLSTLQYELMKMLSTSNTAMSSSSAGDAFANAQGNKSTVTPTSIRATMTIVASVPIIIVYPFLQKYFVKGMVVGGVKG from the coding sequence ATGGCTAAATCCAAAACCAATTCATACCGGAATTCTTCCTTGGGTGACCGAATCTTCGATATATGCAATACGATCTTCATGATTCTCTTGGTCATTGTTACCCTCTATCCGTTCCTGAATATGTTTGCATTATCGTTCAATGAAGCGAATGACTCTGTCCGCGGGGATATTTATATCTGGCCCCGGGAATGGACGCTGCGGAACTTCGAGTATGTATTCAGTGAATCCAACATCTTCTTTTCAACGTTTGTATCCGCAGCACGGACTGTCGTCGGGACTGTGGTCTCCGTGTTCTGTACAGCGATGCTTGCCTATACGGTAAGCCGCCCGGAATATAAGCTGAAGAAGTTTGTGTCCGTCACGTTTATTTTCACCATGTACTTCAGCGGCGGTCTGATCCCGGGTTACCTGCTGATCAAAGAGCTGAACATGCTGAACAGCTTCTGGGTCTATATCATTCCCGGTATCATCGGCGTATTTAATATGATCGTCATCCGCTCCTTCATCGAGGCACTTCCTGAGGGACTGATGGAATCGGCCAAAATCGACGGCGCCGGCGACTTCATCACCTTCTCGCGCATTGTGCTTCCGCTGACCGTGCCGGCGCTCGCTACCGTCTCCCTGTTCGTAGCGGTCTATCAGTGGAATTCCTGGTTTGACGTCTTCCTGTACAACTCCTCCACGCCAAGCCTGAGTACTCTGCAATACGAGCTGATGAAGATGCTGTCAACATCCAACACCGCGATGTCCAGTTCCTCGGCAGGCGATGCCTTTGCGAACGCGCAGGGCAACAAATCGACCGTTACACCGACCTCTATCCGTGCTACGATGACCATTGTGGCCAGTGTGCCGATTATCATCGTCTATCCGTTCCTGCAGAAGTATTTCGTCAAAGGGATGGTTGTCGGCGGGGTCAAAGGCTAA
- a CDS encoding helix-turn-helix transcriptional regulator, giving the protein MNDSERRLALGNFLRKARSSISPHDVGLSAGGRRRTQGLRREEVAQLASIGLSWYTRLEQGRDISPSVGVLESLASALKLTPNERRHLFLLSGESLPPQLAAAEEKISPSVQMMLDEFNPNPAYVIGRRYDFLAWNAAAEAVFTISRPSPPHDHNLMWRQFTDPVWREGSEDWHDVSQRIVAEFQTSRARYLEDVSFNQLIVDLKNVSSDFARMWQQHEAPSSLDGYKKLYHPELGVLEFEHITLQFPNDPDQRIMLYLPDTATKSRLEQELMASKSN; this is encoded by the coding sequence TTGAATGATAGTGAACGCCGTTTAGCCTTAGGGAATTTTCTGCGAAAAGCAAGATCCTCGATCTCTCCGCATGATGTCGGACTGTCTGCCGGGGGCCGCCGCCGGACACAAGGTTTACGCCGCGAAGAAGTTGCTCAACTCGCCAGTATAGGTCTTTCATGGTATACGCGGCTTGAGCAGGGACGTGATATCAGTCCATCAGTGGGTGTGCTGGAGAGTCTGGCTTCGGCCCTTAAGCTAACCCCCAATGAGCGTCGGCATCTTTTTCTACTGTCAGGAGAGTCACTGCCGCCTCAACTGGCTGCTGCTGAAGAGAAGATCAGCCCGTCTGTCCAGATGATGCTGGACGAATTCAATCCGAATCCTGCTTATGTAATCGGGAGGAGGTATGATTTTCTGGCCTGGAATGCAGCGGCGGAAGCTGTTTTTACGATTAGCCGGCCGTCACCTCCGCATGATCATAATCTAATGTGGCGTCAGTTCACCGACCCTGTCTGGAGGGAGGGTTCAGAGGATTGGCATGATGTCTCCCAGAGAATTGTAGCCGAGTTCCAGACATCGCGAGCCCGTTATCTGGAGGATGTTTCATTTAACCAATTAATTGTTGATCTTAAGAATGTAAGCTCAGATTTCGCAAGGATGTGGCAGCAACACGAGGCGCCGAGCAGCCTTGACGGCTACAAGAAGCTGTATCACCCTGAGCTTGGAGTATTGGAGTTTGAACATATTACCCTACAGTTCCCTAATGATCCAGATCAGCGGATTATGCTCTATTTGCCGGATACGGCAACGAAATCCCGTTTGGAGCAGGAGTTAATGGCAAGCAAAAGTAATTAA
- a CDS encoding SDR family NAD(P)-dependent oxidoreductase produces MTNYSGQLLKDKVVMITGAGRGIGAAAAKCFAMQGASVMLVSRTESELRSLKDEITAAGGQAEYFTADLAEAGGAGEAVNATVRRYGRLNAAFNNAGIGVTISSLVDEKEEDFDLIQSVNYKGVWLCMKAQITAMLQTSGSGAIVNTSSVGSLKGNPGLGAYGASKRGVNSLTQTAAIEYGPAGIRVNAIAPGTTMTDMIQQWVSINPEIIEQISAKTPLRRPAEPIEVAQAAAWLLSDQASFVTGVILPVDGGLSA; encoded by the coding sequence ATGACAAATTATTCGGGACAATTATTGAAGGACAAGGTGGTAATGATTACGGGTGCCGGACGGGGGATCGGGGCTGCGGCAGCAAAGTGTTTTGCCATGCAGGGCGCCTCGGTGATGCTCGTCTCACGGACAGAATCTGAGCTGCGTTCACTCAAAGATGAGATTACGGCAGCCGGAGGACAGGCGGAATATTTCACAGCCGATCTGGCAGAAGCGGGCGGCGCTGGGGAAGCGGTCAACGCCACAGTAAGGCGGTATGGCCGGCTTAACGCCGCTTTCAACAACGCTGGTATCGGAGTCACCATATCCTCTTTGGTCGATGAGAAAGAAGAGGATTTCGACCTGATTCAGTCTGTAAACTATAAAGGAGTCTGGCTGTGCATGAAAGCCCAGATTACGGCAATGCTGCAGACCTCCGGATCAGGGGCAATTGTCAATACCAGCAGTGTCGGCAGCTTAAAGGGCAATCCCGGCTTGGGTGCCTACGGCGCCTCCAAACGCGGAGTTAACAGCCTCACGCAAACAGCTGCCATCGAATACGGACCAGCGGGCATTCGGGTCAATGCCATCGCCCCCGGTACAACTATGACAGATATGATTCAACAGTGGGTCTCCATCAATCCTGAGATTATCGAGCAAATCAGTGCCAAGACGCCCCTCCGGCGTCCGGCTGAACCTATAGAAGTCGCACAGGCAGCGGCCTGGTTACTTAGTGATCAAGCCTCCTTCGTGACCGGGGTCATCCTCCCGGTAGACGGCGGGCTGAGTGCCTAA
- a CDS encoding preprotein translocase subunit SecA: MNIAVKWLQNFRDHDNRQLLKNYEVTAELIRTRNLTAWADAELQAESLRLQQAARSGVALDELLVDAYALVCEAANRTLGLQPYHVQIMAAIALHQRMLIEQHTGEGKTLSAVMPAYLNALTGKGVHVLTFNDYLARRDAQWMGPVYRFLGLTVDSVQAGMSLTEKRAAYRSDITYVTAKEAGFDYLRDTIALTEAATVHRPFHYVIVDEADSLLLDEARVPLVISGESEVSLSDGTRYAELARQLLAGEHYDYDEFQRNVYLNDAGAAKVEELLGCGNLYDSRNSQLLTSLNCALHVETLLTKDIDYIVRGGAIELIEEYTGRVAENRYLPDGLQAALTAKEGLKWNAGGKILGTITIQHFISLYPEICGMTATACASAMEFKDIYALQVVQIPPNRLNIRTDYPHRIYTHKEAKYQALVQNISSIHREGRPILIGTASVEESDMLAAELAAAGVPVQVLNAKNDAEEADIIARAGELGAVTVSTNMAGRGVDIRLGGGDPVQADAVARLGGLYVIGTHVNESVRIDNQLRGRSGRQGDPGASVFYVSLEDELMRRFSPPTPAHAVRQQKAIEEPSLGRKIASIQQIVMSQNFDIHNELNRYSDMIEDQRRILYAERLSILLGEQPMSPAEQRVRLFYIDECWADHLAFVSYLREGIHLESIASRSPIDEFHTQITGAFDQIPGKINRAEEAMLVRLGGSNDPAEWERLGLRSPASTRTYIINDQYLQNKRSSWTGTTVVAFWLRPFAQKVLSPFIKQPKY, from the coding sequence ATGAATATAGCTGTTAAATGGTTGCAGAATTTCAGAGACCACGATAACCGGCAACTGCTGAAGAACTATGAGGTTACAGCGGAGCTTATCCGCACACGGAATTTGACAGCCTGGGCTGATGCAGAGCTTCAAGCAGAGTCCCTCCGTCTTCAACAAGCCGCCCGGTCAGGCGTAGCCCTGGACGAGCTGCTGGTGGATGCCTATGCGTTAGTCTGTGAGGCTGCTAACAGAACACTCGGATTACAGCCCTATCATGTCCAGATTATGGCCGCTATCGCACTACACCAGCGTATGCTGATCGAACAGCATACCGGTGAGGGCAAAACCCTCTCAGCCGTAATGCCGGCCTATCTGAATGCGCTGACCGGCAAAGGCGTGCATGTGCTGACCTTCAATGATTATTTGGCCCGGCGGGATGCGCAGTGGATGGGTCCCGTCTACCGCTTCCTGGGACTAACGGTGGATTCGGTTCAAGCGGGTATGAGCCTGACTGAGAAACGTGCTGCCTACAGAAGCGATATCACCTATGTTACGGCAAAAGAAGCAGGGTTCGACTACTTGCGCGATACTATTGCACTTACGGAAGCCGCTACGGTACATCGCCCATTCCACTACGTCATCGTGGACGAAGCTGATTCCTTGCTGCTTGATGAAGCGCGGGTACCGCTTGTAATCAGCGGCGAATCTGAGGTCAGCCTTAGCGACGGCACGCGATACGCGGAACTGGCCCGGCAGCTGCTGGCTGGAGAGCATTACGATTATGACGAATTCCAGCGGAACGTATACCTGAACGATGCGGGGGCTGCCAAAGTAGAAGAGTTGCTGGGATGCGGTAATCTCTATGATAGCCGGAATAGTCAGCTGCTGACCTCACTGAATTGTGCACTGCATGTGGAGACCTTATTAACGAAGGATATTGATTATATCGTCCGTGGCGGTGCTATCGAGCTGATCGAAGAGTATACAGGACGCGTGGCAGAGAACCGTTATTTGCCGGACGGGCTGCAAGCGGCTTTGACAGCGAAGGAAGGACTGAAATGGAACGCAGGCGGGAAAATACTCGGTACGATCACTATTCAACACTTCATTAGCCTATATCCTGAAATCTGCGGAATGACGGCTACAGCCTGTGCCTCCGCTATGGAATTCAAGGATATCTATGCTCTGCAGGTGGTACAGATTCCGCCGAACCGGCTGAACATCCGGACCGATTACCCGCACCGGATCTACACGCACAAGGAAGCCAAATATCAGGCGCTCGTGCAGAACATCTCCTCTATTCACAGGGAGGGCCGTCCCATTCTGATCGGGACCGCAAGCGTTGAGGAATCGGACATGCTGGCTGCGGAGCTTGCGGCTGCCGGGGTTCCCGTTCAGGTGCTGAATGCGAAGAATGATGCTGAGGAAGCTGATATTATCGCCAGAGCCGGAGAACTGGGCGCCGTAACGGTCTCAACGAATATGGCGGGACGCGGTGTCGATATCCGGCTCGGCGGCGGTGATCCGGTACAGGCAGACGCTGTCGCCCGGCTCGGCGGCTTATATGTTATTGGCACCCATGTGAACGAAAGCGTACGGATTGACAACCAGCTTCGCGGGCGTTCCGGCCGCCAGGGCGACCCGGGGGCTTCTGTCTTCTATGTCAGTCTGGAAGATGAACTGATGCGCCGCTTCAGCCCCCCTACCCCAGCCCATGCGGTCAGACAGCAGAAAGCTATTGAAGAGCCTTCGCTTGGCCGTAAAATCGCAAGTATTCAGCAAATTGTAATGAGTCAGAACTTCGATATCCATAACGAGCTGAACCGTTATTCGGATATGATCGAGGACCAGCGGCGGATTCTCTACGCAGAGCGGCTCAGCATTCTGCTGGGCGAGCAGCCGATGAGCCCTGCGGAGCAGCGGGTACGGCTATTCTATATCGATGAATGCTGGGCTGACCATCTGGCCTTCGTCTCCTATCTCCGCGAAGGCATTCACCTGGAGAGCATCGCCAGCCGCAGCCCGATCGATGAATTTCATACACAGATTACCGGAGCGTTCGATCAGATCCCGGGCAAGATCAACCGAGCGGAAGAGGCGATGCTGGTCAGGCTTGGAGGGTCCAATGATCCGGCTGAATGGGAACGGCTGGGCCTTAGGAGCCCTGCTTCGACCCGGACTTATATCATTAATGATCAATATCTACAGAATAAGCGCAGCTCATGGACGGGAACGACCGTTGTAGCTTTTTGGCTTCGTCCCTTTGCACAGAAGGTACTATCCCCCTTCATTAAGCAACCGAAATACTAA